One Danio aesculapii chromosome 11, fDanAes4.1, whole genome shotgun sequence genomic region harbors:
- the si:ch211-220m17.5 gene encoding guanylin family protein, with the protein MKTVLSVAFLVVALCLVCDAVEVKEGDFSFTLESVRILQQLAEQPKTQNPRLAKTSYYSVCSNPSLPQEFVPLCMQRGATMSFARLASVPVDVCEICAFAACTGC; encoded by the exons ATGAAGACCGTTCTGTCCGTCGCTTTCCTCGTCGTGGCTCTTTGCCTGGTGTGTGATGCTGTGGAAGTCAAG GAAGGTGATTTTTCCTTTACATTGGAGTCGGTGAGAATTCTCCAGCAGTTGGCTGAGCAACCAAAAACACAAAACCCTCGGCTGGCCAAGACGAGCTACTATTCTGTGTGTTCCAATCCAAGCCTGCCACAAGAGTTTGTTCCCTTGTGTATGCAGAGAGGAGCTACGATGTCCTTTGCTAGGCTAG cATCTGTGCCTGTGGACGTCTGTGAAATATGTGCTTTCGCGGCTTGCACCGGCTGCTAA